A stretch of Carya illinoinensis cultivar Pawnee chromosome 14, C.illinoinensisPawnee_v1, whole genome shotgun sequence DNA encodes these proteins:
- the LOC122294166 gene encoding disease resistance protein RPV1-like → MATQRPSSSTNSEDTRKRKRDNSSCSEEDEKIISSSSPSSSTPRSKYDVFLNFYGEDTRRSFTDHLYFDLKRKGILVFRDDESLERGKSISPELMQAIQESQYAIVIFSANYASSKWCLQELAEIVEWEEKKNLRIIPIFYRVNPSDVRNQTGNFAEAFAAHEEDLKLDIKEIDTWRNACRKVGNISGEHINGDRYESTIIQQISGIIFYNYTMLNILIHDNQKIVGINSHVEEMTNLLHMESNDVRFLGIHGMGGVGKTTLAEIIYYRFSCRFEGSSFISCTGEKSTAAPNLASLQKQLLSMIMQQEIHIWDHRDGIMLMRNRLRNKKVLIILDDVNCEKLLPALAGDPKWFGLGSRVIITCRDSHLLKRNKVNGMCEVQLLQTADALQLFSLSAFDKTNPPENYKDLSMDFVSYAGGLPLALKVLGRFLFGRTIDLWKSARDNLEAIPKTEIFDILKLSFDGLEESQKKLFLDLACFFDTVMSLAGIHTAGYSVSSLLSINFKYFMEIYLAIDFEVLVDKSLLSKQEYSGVRYFMHDLLEKMGQEIVSLECPKEAGRRSRLFREEDVLDVLKNDTGTNAIESIFLDSCWSTKERLNAKAFSKMRNLRLLHFGCFESITWDGNPLKYIPSDKLRFLSWFQCPSKSWPSSFQPKNLNVLSMRASGFKQLWKGLMVLDNLKYLNLSGSQELIETPDLSGALNLEEIDFSDCESLCKVHPSIGFLKRLKDLSLNGCSRLGNFPNIQGDMISLKSLRLPSSEVSIFPSVICSLSSLECLCLDDRPSLEKFPDLSRLKSLKEFRAYGTAITQIPSTNLLPKSIRCFELVGEKRMPRESRDSDMFINDCSLPKQSSYPTNRDIGSPVEYETEWMHIRCDDDGFEVSIKRCSLGSRIPEWVHNKSNGSSLFFDVCNGSSPKIESDGDTESDGDTESDGGTLSVRGIAIFIVCQFHSIRPVNFSGYEMVTFPISLDDGTPENPFPEFEFGLSTDVILDKPIVLCQYLWDPTDWEIWKLKSLDKRKISIVEKFEQFDDHTSFMKVEVKEWGLHFVCPDDHGALGLGSDLESFFSFIYSTPDELDED, encoded by the exons ATGGCCACTCAAAGACCCTCTTCATCCACAAATTCCGAAGATactaggaaaagaaaaagagacaaTTCATCTTGTTcggaagaagatgaaaaaatcaTATCCTCTTCCTCCCCTTCTTCCTCGACACCTCGATCAAAATATGATGTTTTCCTTAATTTCTATGGTGAAGACACTCGCAGGAGTTTCACGGATCATCtctattttgatttaaaacggAAAGGTATTCTCGTTTTTAGAGATGACGAATCACTGGAGCGAGGAAAATCCATTTCTCCCGAGCTTATGCAAGCAATTCAAGAATCCCAATATGCCATCGTCATTTTTTCAGCAAATTATGCTTCTTCCAAATGGTGCCTCCAGGAACTTGCCGAGATCGTTGAATGGGAGGAAAAGAAGAATCTCAGAATTATTCCTATTTTCTATCGTGTGAATCCTTCAGATGTAAGAAATCAAACAGGGAATTTTGCAGAAGCTTTCGCTGCACATGAAGAAGATCTCAAGTTAGACATCAAAGAGATTGATACGTGGAGAAATGCCTGCAGAAAAGTCGGTAATATTTCCGGAGAGCACATAAATGGGGACAG GTACGAGTCAACAATTATACAACAAATCAGTGGAATTATATTCTACAATTATACAATGCTAAATATTCTAATTCATGATAACCAGAAAATTGTTGGAATAAACTCCCATGTAGAGGAAATGACGAACTTATTGCATATGGAATCGAATGACGTTCGCTTCTTAGGAATTCATGGGATGGGTGGCGTTGGTAAAACAACATTGGccgaaataatttattatagatTTTCTTGTCGATTCGAAGGAAGCAGCTTTATTTCTTGTACTGGAGAAAAATCTACTGCTGCTCCTAATCTAGCTTCTTTACAAAAACAACTTCTTTCTATGATCATGCAACAAGAAATACATATATGGGATCATCGCGACGGAATCATGTTGATGAGAAACAGGTTGCGGAATAAAAAGGTTCTTATCATCCTTGATGATGTGAATTGTGAAAAGCTACTGCCGGCATTAGCAGGGGATCCGAAATGGTTTGGTCTAGGGAGTAGGGTGATTATAACATGCAGAGATAGTCACctgttgaaaagaaataaagtgAATGGTATGTGTGAGGTTCAGCTGCTTCAAACCGCCGATGCTTTGCAACTCTTTAGTTTGTCAGCCTTCGACAAAACCAATCCTCCAGAGAATTACAAGGATCTATCTATGGATTTTGTGAGTTATGCTGGAGGCCTTCCTTTAGCTCTTAAAGTTTTGGGTCGCTTCTTATTTGGGAGAACAATAGATTTATGGAAAAGTGCTAGGGATAACTTGGAAGCGATTCCTAAAACTGAAATTTTTGATATTCTTAAATTAAGTTTTGATGGGCTGGAGGAATCGcagaaaaaattgtttttggaTCTGGCGTGTTTTTTTGACACAGTAATGTCGCTGGCAGGCATCCATACTGCAGGTTATTCCGTATCGTCGCTGCTAAGCAtcaactttaaatattttatggaaATATATCTAGCCATCGACTTTGAGGTTCTCGTCGACAAGTCCCTCCTAAGCAAACAAGAATATTCTGGTGTTAGGTACTTCATGCATGATTTGCTAGAAAAAATGGGTCAGGAAATAGTTAGCCTCGAATGTCCTAAAGAAGCTGGTCGACGTAGTAGACTGTTTCGTGAAGAGGATGTCTTGGACGTGCTGAAGAATGAtact GGAACTAATGCAATTGAAAGCATATTCCTCGATTCTTGTTGGTCAACAAAAGAGAGACTCAATGCCAAAGCATTCTCAAAGATGAGAAATTTGAGATTACTTCATTTCGGGTGTTTTGAATCTATAACATGGGATGGAAATCCTTTAAAATACATACCAAGCGATAAGTTGCGATTCCTAAGCTGGTTTCAATGTCCTTCGAAATCCTGGCCGAGCAGTTTCCAACCAAAAAATCTTAATGTACTAAGCATGCGTGCCAGCGGGTTCAAACAACTTTGGAAGGGATTGATG GTTTTAGACAATTTGAAGTACTTAAATCTAAGTGGTTCTCAGGAATTAATTGAAACACCAGATTTGAGTGGAGCTCTAAAtcttgaggaaatagatttttCAGATTGTGAAAGCTTGTGTAAGGTCCACCCATCTATCGGATTTCTCAAACGACTAAAAGATTTGAGTTTAAACGGATGTTCAAGACTTGGGAATTTCCCGAATATTCAGGGAGATATGATATCTCTAAAGAGCTTGAGATTACCATCATCGGAAGTCTCAATTTTTCCGAGTGTTATTTGTAGTTTGTCATCTCTTGAATGTCTCTGCTTGGATGATCGGCCAAGCCTTGAGAAATTTCCAGACCTGAGTAGGTTGAAAAGCTTGAAGGAATTTCGGGCATACGGAACTGCTATAACACAAATACCATCTACCAATCTACTCCCCAAGAGCATCCGTTGCTTTGAACTCGTAGGAGAAAAGAGGATGCCACGTGAATCAAGAGATTCGGATATGTTCATTAATGACTGCTCTTTGCCGAAACAAAGCTCATATCCCACCAATCGTGATATCGGATCACCTGTAGAATATGAGACGGAATGGATGCATATTCGATGTGACGATGAT GGCTTTGAGGTGTCGATAAAACGGTGTTCATTGGGATCTAGAATCCCGGAGTGGGTCCACAATAAAAGTAATggctcctctcttttttttgacGTGTGTAATGGCTCCTCTCCAAAGATAGAGTCGGATGGTGATACAGAGTCGGATGGTGATACAGAGTCAGATGGTGGTACGCTGTCGGTGCGGGGGATTGCTATCTTTATTGTTTGTCAATTCCATTCAATTCGTCCGGTTAATTTCTCCGGATATGAAATGGTGACGTTTCCAATTTCGTTGGATGACGGTACTCCAGAAAATCCTTTTCCCGAATTTGAGTTTGGACTTTCCACGGACGTCATTTTGGATAAGCCAATTGTATTATGTCAGTATTTATGGGATCCGACAGATTGGGAAATCTGGAAATTGAAGAGTCTGGATAAACGAAAGATTTCCATTGTAGAAAAATTTGAGCAGTTTGACGATCATACTTCATTTATGAAAGTAGAAGTGAAAGAATGGGGATTGCATTTCGTATGTCCGGATGATCATGGTGCTCTTGGTTTGGGATCAGATTTAGAATCCTTCttcagttttatttattctactCCTGATGAACTTGATGAAGATTAG
- the LOC122293384 gene encoding dirigent protein 22-like, translated as MASKLIIFFLIIVSFTTISVLGEEQGFGRPLDRKLLGLKKEKLSHFRFYFHDIVGGHNATAVQVVPAPSNKSATLFGQIMMIDNPLTLGPKSSSKTVGKAQGFYASAAQQEVAFLMVMNFAFIEGKYNGSTLSILGRNNGGSSRVREMPVIGGSRLFRFARGYAEATTHSYDPKTGDAVIEYNVYVFHY; from the coding sequence ATGGCTTCCAAATTGATCATTTTCTTCCTTATAATCGTTTCCTTCACCACAATTTCGGTTTTAGGAGAAGAACAAGGCTTTGGAAGACCCCTAGACAGGAAGCTACTCGGgctgaagaaagaaaagctcaGCCACTTCCGGTTCTATTTTCATGACATCGTTGGTGGCCATAATGCTACTGCTGTTCAAGTAGTGCCTGCACCCTCCAATAAATCAGCAACACTATTTGGTCAAATAATGATGATCGATAACCCATTAACCTTAGGGCCCAAATCAAGCTCCAAAACAGTGGGAAAGGCACAAGGATTTTATGCATCTGCTGCACAACAAGAGGTTGCTTTCTTAATGGTTATGAACTTTGCATTCATTGAAGGAAAATATAATGGCAGCACACTCAGCATACTAGGGAGGAACAACGGTGGCAGCAGCAGGGTGAGGGAGATGCCGGTGATCGGAGGCAGCAGGCTGTTCAGGTTTGCTAGGGGCTATGCTGAGGCCACCACGCATTCGTACGATCCCAAGACCGGTGACGCTGTAATTGAGTACAATGTCTATGTCTTCCATTATTGA